Proteins encoded together in one Terriglobia bacterium window:
- a CDS encoding DUF465 domain-containing protein — protein MSTPTEAVRDKSMANSNEYQRLCEEHGRYAAELDRLEAKSFLTEDEKLEEVRLKKLKLRLKDQMTVLLKTGKSAA, from the coding sequence GTGAGCACCCCTACCGAGGCCGTCCGGGATAAATCGATGGCCAACAGCAACGAGTATCAGCGCCTTTGCGAGGAGCACGGCAGGTACGCAGCCGAACTGGATCGGCTGGAGGCTAAATCCTTCCTGACGGAAGATGAAAAACTTGAGGAAGTCAGGCTGAAAAAGCTGAAACTGCGCCTCAAGGACCAGATGACCGTGTTGCTAAAAACCGGGAAATCGGCTGCGTAG
- a CDS encoding phosphatidylserine decarboxylase: MVKEGYWYGLPLVLIAGGLLGFGFYWPGRFFFIAAAFFFILALFVLNFFRDPERLVPSGPGVIVSPADGRVVEIRPEDYAGRSRQRISIFMSPLNVHVNRSPAAGNIESVVYRKGSFRMASGPRASVDNECNTFTVAGENGEIVVRQIAGVLARRIVFWKKIGDCVKRGDRIGMIKFGSRVDVLLSPEVALSVKIGDHVKAGSTIIGASR; the protein is encoded by the coding sequence ATGGTGAAAGAGGGGTATTGGTACGGCCTGCCGCTGGTGTTAATTGCGGGCGGGCTGTTAGGCTTTGGGTTTTACTGGCCGGGCAGGTTTTTCTTTATTGCCGCCGCATTCTTTTTTATCCTCGCGCTATTCGTACTGAATTTCTTTCGCGACCCCGAACGGCTGGTTCCATCGGGGCCCGGGGTGATTGTTTCCCCTGCAGACGGACGCGTGGTGGAGATTCGCCCAGAAGACTACGCCGGCCGTTCCCGCCAGCGAATCAGCATTTTCATGTCGCCACTCAACGTTCACGTAAACCGCTCACCCGCTGCGGGGAACATCGAGAGCGTGGTTTATCGGAAAGGGTCCTTCCGAATGGCCTCCGGGCCTCGCGCATCGGTTGATAATGAATGCAACACGTTCACGGTGGCCGGCGAAAACGGCGAAATCGTTGTCCGCCAGATTGCGGGCGTGCTGGCGCGGCGGATTGTCTTCTGGAAAAAAATTGGCGACTGCGTGAAGCGCGGAGACCGCATCGGTATGATCAAGTTTGGATCGCGGGTGGATGTGCTGCTTTCTCCCGAGGTGGCCTTATCCGTGAAAATCGGCGATCATGTGAAAGCTGGGAGCACGATCATTGGCGCCAGCAGGTGA
- the lysA gene encoding diaminopimelate decarboxylase: MENFHYFQNQLQCEGASLAEVAERFGTPAYVYSRSTIEENFRQIEGRLAGIPNLVCYSVKANSSLKILNLLRQAGAGFDIVSRGELARVLKVEANPDTIVFSGVGKDETEIDEALAAGILMFNVESPGELEAIGRRARHLKKQANVSIRVNPDVEADTHPYISTGQFIHKFGVPKDQAVDLFRRAAAMPELRLRGIACHIGSQILDVDPFVKALDEILELAQALERDGIRLEYLDLGGGYGIRYVDENPLEIDLLTAELKKRISATPYRLILEPGRALVGNAGALLTRVLYIKNTGKKHFVVVDAGMNDLMRPTLYGSLHQILPVERRTDRTFTADVVGPLCETGDFLARDREIPCLEPGDLVAVMTAGAYGYVLSSNYNSRPRPPEVMVSGSEVELIRPREKLEDLMAGEVL; encoded by the coding sequence ATGGAAAACTTCCACTACTTCCAGAACCAATTGCAGTGCGAGGGCGCATCGCTGGCCGAAGTTGCCGAGCGGTTCGGCACGCCCGCTTACGTCTACAGCCGCTCGACCATCGAAGAGAACTTCCGCCAGATCGAGGGCCGGCTGGCCGGAATTCCGAACCTGGTCTGCTACTCGGTGAAGGCCAATTCCAGTCTCAAAATTCTTAACCTGCTTCGGCAGGCCGGCGCGGGTTTTGACATCGTTTCCCGGGGCGAGCTGGCCCGCGTGCTCAAAGTAGAAGCCAACCCGGACACGATTGTGTTCTCCGGAGTGGGTAAAGACGAAACGGAAATTGACGAGGCGCTTGCAGCCGGCATCCTGATGTTCAATGTAGAATCGCCGGGAGAGCTGGAGGCCATAGGGCGTCGCGCACGCCACCTGAAGAAGCAGGCCAACGTTTCGATTCGCGTCAATCCCGATGTCGAGGCGGACACGCATCCTTACATTTCCACCGGACAGTTCATCCACAAGTTCGGCGTACCCAAGGACCAGGCTGTAGACCTCTTCCGGCGCGCCGCCGCCATGCCTGAGCTGCGGCTGCGGGGCATCGCTTGCCACATCGGGTCCCAGATCCTGGATGTCGATCCTTTCGTCAAGGCGCTGGATGAAATCCTGGAGCTTGCGCAGGCGCTCGAACGCGACGGTATCCGGCTGGAGTATCTTGACCTCGGCGGCGGATACGGGATTCGTTACGTGGATGAAAATCCGCTGGAAATCGATCTCCTGACCGCGGAACTCAAGAAAAGAATAAGCGCCACGCCCTATCGGCTCATCCTTGAGCCGGGGCGCGCGCTGGTAGGCAATGCAGGGGCGCTCTTAACGCGCGTTCTTTACATCAAGAACACAGGGAAAAAACATTTTGTGGTGGTTGACGCCGGCATGAATGATCTGATGCGGCCGACGCTCTATGGTTCATTACACCAAATTCTTCCCGTCGAGCGCCGCACGGACAGAACCTTCACGGCGGACGTGGTGGGACCGCTCTGCGAGACGGGAGACTTTCTGGCGCGCGACCGCGAAATACCCTGCCTCGAACCCGGTGATCTGGTCGCTGTGATGACCGCCGGCGCCTACGGTTATGTCCTCTCTTCAAATTACAATTCGCGGCCCCGCCCGCCTGAGGTCATGGTCTCCGGCAGCGAAGTCGAATTGATTCGTCCCCGTGAAAAGCTGGAAGACTTGATGGCCGGAGAAGTTCTCTGA
- a CDS encoding metallopeptidase family protein: protein MKTRGMYNGSVERERFEQLANEVLESLPDPFRSRLSNLAIIVEDSPPLEPYRGGLLLGLFSGVPRTLKSVFSADPPNHIFLYQKNIEAVCSTEAQVRRQIRDTLLHEIGHYFGLNEEELRDV, encoded by the coding sequence TTGAAAACCAGAGGGATGTACAATGGTTCTGTGGAGCGCGAGCGTTTCGAGCAACTTGCCAATGAGGTCCTGGAAAGCCTCCCCGATCCCTTTCGCAGCAGGCTTTCCAATCTCGCGATCATTGTTGAAGATTCTCCGCCGCTGGAGCCCTATCGTGGTGGTCTGCTGCTGGGACTTTTCTCCGGGGTCCCGAGGACGCTGAAAAGCGTCTTTTCCGCTGATCCCCCCAATCATATTTTTCTCTACCAGAAGAACATTGAGGCCGTCTGCTCGACCGAAGCACAAGTCCGGCGGCAGATTCGTGACACCCTTCTACACGAAATCGGACACTATTTTGGACTCAATGAAGAAGAACTCCGCGACGTTTGA
- a CDS encoding LptE family protein: protein MKPLSRAIAAALAVCSILLTVACGYRVAGASTRLPPDIKTIAVPVFANKSTRFRIEQQVAAAVTREFIQRTSFRITPDLAGADAELKGTINAVHSGVLTFDPNTGRATTFQIQVTADVELIDFHTRKVLFSNPNYVFRGEYQVSQSTTALFEEDQPALERLSQDFARTLVTDIIENF, encoded by the coding sequence ATGAAACCTCTCTCCCGCGCCATCGCCGCCGCGCTTGCCGTCTGCTCCATCCTGCTGACGGTTGCCTGCGGCTACCGGGTGGCCGGCGCCTCGACGCGCCTGCCGCCCGACATCAAGACCATCGCCGTTCCTGTGTTCGCCAACAAGAGCACCCGATTCCGCATCGAGCAACAGGTCGCCGCCGCCGTTACGCGTGAGTTCATCCAGCGCACCAGCTTTCGCATCACGCCCGATCTGGCGGGCGCCGATGCCGAACTAAAGGGGACCATCAACGCCGTCCACTCCGGTGTCCTCACCTTTGACCCCAACACCGGCCGAGCCACCACGTTCCAGATCCAGGTGACCGCCGATGTCGAACTGATCGACTTCCATACCAGGAAGGTGCTGTTCTCCAATCCCAATTACGTCTTTCGCGGGGAGTACCAGGTCAGCCAGTCCACCACGGCGCTGTTCGAGGAAGACCAGCCAGCCCTCGAACGCCTCTCGCAGGATTTTGCCCGGACGCTGGTCACCGACATCATTGAGAATTTTTAG
- a CDS encoding NAD(+)/NADH kinase yields MTIKKIGIVSKPRKAEIREIVPQLVEWLRERDIEVSIDKETGAILESSEKCLTRNELPGKVDLLVVLGGDGTLLAAARALYRREVPIFAVNLGDLGFLTVITRDELYPALEGVLSGNYRSERRVQIEGELVRADEVLSSFRALNDVVLNKGAIARIQDFEVYADGEFISNYKSDGLIVATPTGSTAYSLAAGGPVVSPFVEAFMITPICAHTLTNRPLVLRDSATIEIVVKSEREAAYLTVDGQVGIATHSEDIIRVRKSDSFVELIQPPHRNYYDVLRQKLKWGER; encoded by the coding sequence ATGACGATCAAGAAGATCGGAATTGTTTCAAAACCCAGGAAGGCGGAGATACGTGAGATCGTTCCTCAACTGGTGGAGTGGCTTCGCGAGCGCGATATTGAAGTTTCCATCGATAAGGAGACAGGCGCTATCCTGGAGAGTTCGGAAAAGTGCCTCACGCGGAATGAGCTTCCAGGGAAGGTTGATCTGCTGGTTGTGCTGGGAGGCGACGGAACGCTGCTGGCAGCGGCCCGCGCTCTCTACCGGCGCGAAGTTCCCATTTTTGCCGTCAACCTGGGCGACCTGGGTTTTCTGACTGTGATCACGCGCGATGAGCTTTACCCGGCGCTGGAGGGTGTGCTGTCCGGGAATTATCGATCTGAGCGGCGCGTTCAGATTGAGGGTGAGTTGGTCCGCGCCGATGAAGTCCTCTCCAGTTTCCGGGCGCTGAACGACGTGGTCCTCAACAAAGGAGCCATTGCGCGCATTCAGGACTTTGAGGTTTATGCCGACGGCGAGTTCATTTCGAACTATAAATCCGATGGACTGATCGTTGCCACGCCGACGGGCTCGACGGCCTACTCGCTGGCGGCCGGCGGGCCTGTTGTATCACCTTTCGTGGAAGCCTTTATGATCACTCCCATCTGCGCGCATACCCTTACCAATCGCCCGCTTGTGCTCCGCGATTCCGCCACCATCGAGATCGTGGTGAAGAGCGAGCGCGAAGCAGCTTATCTCACGGTGGACGGCCAGGTGGGCATCGCCACGCACAGCGAGGACATCATCCGGGTCCGAAAGTCCGATTCCTTCGTCGAGCTGATCCAGCCGCCCCATCGAAACTACTATGATGTCCTTCGCCAGAAGCTCAAGTGGGGAGAGCGGTGA
- the pssA gene encoding CDP-diacylglycerol--serine O-phosphatidyltransferase, with product MDPGANEAMEAAANNHRVRRGMYVLPSLFTVGTLICGYYAILSTLQGSQLIVAGAAGAMASAAFDNAAKAIGWAIVFDGLDGRIARLTNSTSNFGREFDSLADVIAFGLAPGVLAYSWGVRPAIDASQLPLTHHLRAVGWIIGFAFLICGAARLARFNIESGKPGVDRRYFVGLPIPAAAGVVAAVVHWQKDPVTYWPFAVVWLLVALGLAFLMVSRVRYYSFKSLDLRRRRTYVTTIFIGLVILAILFYSEPVLLVLALSYAMSGLLHEIPGRHRPGPSVREEVKAR from the coding sequence ATGGACCCCGGAGCAAACGAAGCAATGGAAGCGGCGGCGAACAACCACCGGGTGCGGCGGGGCATGTACGTTCTGCCGAGCCTGTTTACTGTCGGAACCCTGATCTGTGGTTATTACGCTATTCTGAGCACTCTGCAGGGCTCGCAATTGATAGTAGCCGGCGCAGCCGGCGCGATGGCCAGCGCCGCTTTTGACAATGCTGCCAAGGCGATCGGATGGGCGATTGTGTTCGACGGGCTGGACGGCCGTATCGCGCGCCTCACCAACTCAACCTCAAACTTCGGGCGTGAATTCGATTCGCTGGCTGACGTGATCGCCTTTGGCCTGGCTCCCGGCGTGCTTGCTTACTCCTGGGGAGTGCGCCCGGCCATCGATGCTTCGCAGCTTCCATTGACGCACCACCTGCGCGCTGTGGGATGGATTATTGGGTTCGCTTTCCTCATTTGCGGTGCGGCCCGCCTGGCGAGGTTTAACATCGAGTCCGGTAAGCCCGGCGTTGACCGCCGCTACTTTGTCGGCCTTCCCATTCCGGCGGCTGCCGGCGTAGTCGCCGCCGTAGTGCATTGGCAGAAAGATCCTGTCACTTACTGGCCATTCGCTGTGGTCTGGCTGCTGGTGGCGCTTGGCCTGGCCTTCCTGATGGTCAGCCGGGTCCGCTACTACAGCTTCAAGTCGCTTGACCTGCGCCGCCGGCGTACTTACGTAACGACTATTTTTATCGGGCTGGTCATTCTGGCCATCCTGTTTTATTCGGAACCTGTCCTGCTGGTGCTGGCGCTCAGTTACGCGATGTCGGGGCTTCTCCACGAGATTCCGGGCCGGCATCGCCCCGGACCTTCCGTTCGCGAAGAGGTGAAGGCCCGATGA
- a CDS encoding SpoIIE family protein phosphatase produces the protein MSQIVKSQVRPLGATELLALLMEVGEQITSTLDLEVLMVRIAELVKRVIDYNVFAILLLDEKSQELRIRSNVGHPEERIRSLRIKVGEGIVGRAALERKSILVNDVQAEPSYIQSMPGIRSELAVPLTLKNRVIGVIDLEADTPDFFTDQHVNLLELLAGRMAMAIENARLYRRSVRQARTLQLLNEISRELSSVLVLNELLRKIGTLTKRLVNYHRFSIMLADEQAKTFNAVLTLRHDESLPDKTTVRFGQGIVGVAASSLEPVVANNVSKDPRYICIYPDTRAEMAVPLIYRGQVIGVVDLESRTVNSFTDEHVRIFSTLAPQIAIAIENARLYERVLRSESRLERDLKRAQEIQMLLMPGTSPNIAGLEIDLRFQPARQLGGDLYDFLNYGKDRHLLAVGDVSGKGAPAALYGALAGGILRSLAPLRLPIPELLRKLNATLLERRVEGHFITLVCSIWEPKTMTLRLANAGMPLPLLIRDGRSRPIHAEGVPLGLLEHTEYQETSLQLKKDDLLAFFSDGLVEAMDPELQEFGGRSVARLLRENARRPLRENIELLFNEIARFEEGRPPRDDQTLVVARVR, from the coding sequence ATGTCGCAAATCGTCAAATCACAAGTGCGACCCCTTGGAGCAACCGAACTGCTGGCGCTGCTGATGGAAGTTGGCGAGCAGATCACCTCCACGCTCGACCTGGAAGTGTTGATGGTGCGCATTGCGGAGCTTGTCAAGCGCGTCATCGACTACAATGTGTTCGCCATCCTTCTCCTGGATGAAAAGAGCCAGGAATTAAGAATCCGTTCGAACGTCGGCCATCCCGAAGAGCGGATCAGAAGCCTTCGGATCAAAGTAGGGGAAGGAATCGTGGGGCGGGCCGCCCTCGAACGCAAGTCAATCCTTGTGAACGATGTCCAGGCCGAGCCGTCTTACATTCAGTCCATGCCCGGCATCAGGTCCGAACTCGCTGTTCCGCTAACCCTGAAGAACCGCGTGATTGGCGTCATCGACCTGGAAGCGGATACTCCCGATTTCTTTACCGATCAGCACGTCAATCTGCTGGAACTCCTGGCTGGCCGCATGGCCATGGCCATCGAGAACGCCCGGCTCTACCGCCGCAGCGTCCGCCAGGCCCGAACACTGCAATTGCTGAATGAAATCAGCCGCGAACTGAGTTCGGTACTCGTCCTCAACGAGTTGCTTCGCAAAATCGGGACGCTGACCAAGCGCCTGGTGAACTATCACCGATTCAGCATCATGCTGGCCGACGAGCAGGCGAAGACCTTCAACGCCGTGCTGACGCTGCGCCACGACGAAAGCCTCCCGGACAAGACCACGGTCCGTTTTGGCCAGGGCATCGTGGGCGTTGCCGCCAGCTCGCTCGAGCCCGTCGTGGCCAACAACGTGAGCAAGGACCCGCGCTACATTTGCATCTATCCCGACACCCGGGCTGAAATGGCGGTCCCGCTGATCTACCGTGGCCAAGTTATCGGGGTTGTGGACCTCGAAAGCCGTACAGTGAATTCTTTTACCGATGAGCATGTCCGGATTTTTTCCACCCTCGCTCCGCAGATCGCCATTGCGATTGAAAACGCCCGGCTCTATGAGCGCGTGCTGCGAAGCGAGTCGCGGCTCGAGCGCGACCTGAAGCGCGCCCAGGAAATCCAGATGCTCTTGATGCCCGGGACTTCGCCAAACATTGCCGGGCTGGAAATCGATCTGCGGTTCCAGCCGGCGCGGCAACTGGGCGGCGACCTATATGATTTTCTGAATTACGGCAAAGACCGCCACCTGTTGGCTGTGGGCGACGTCAGCGGCAAAGGGGCCCCCGCCGCCCTGTACGGCGCGCTCGCAGGAGGAATTTTGCGAAGCCTGGCGCCGCTGCGGCTTCCCATTCCGGAACTGCTTCGCAAGCTGAATGCCACGCTGCTGGAACGCAGAGTGGAAGGCCACTTCATCACACTCGTCTGCTCGATCTGGGAACCGAAGACAATGACTTTGCGCCTTGCCAACGCCGGCATGCCCCTGCCGCTTTTGATACGCGACGGGCGCTCGCGCCCCATCCATGCCGAAGGAGTTCCGCTGGGTTTGCTGGAGCACACGGAGTATCAGGAAACTTCGCTCCAACTGAAAAAAGATGACCTGCTGGCGTTCTTCTCCGACGGCCTGGTTGAAGCCATGGATCCTGAACTCCAGGAGTTCGGCGGGCGAAGTGTGGCGCGCCTGTTGCGCGAAAACGCCAGGCGGCCGCTGCGGGAAAACATCGAGCTGCTGTTCAACGAGATTGCGCGCTTCGAAGAGGGGCGGCCTCCGCGCGATGACCAGACGCTGGTGGTGGCGCGCGTCCGGTGA
- a CDS encoding Asd/ArgC dimerization domain-containing protein, translated as MKTAGYDVAVIGAATLLGKELLEVIEERKFPVAKLVTVSGEAGEPSLPIVDLSRRRRAAADHQEEVPARFDFAFIAAEHPGLASWMERASRERNGPQGARVVIDLCSSVSQGATADLRAPFIEGPSAPAHDSAAGKGLHVINAPHAATLATGVLLLRLAARLRLRSAVAQIFSPASEIGPRAIDELQKQTVNLLSFQKMPREAFGAQIAFNLLPRLGAGFEKADGLESRVRNELNSCLGGRAPAPAIRLIQAPVFYSTAVSLYAETQERVPPSDLVAAIDGAPVVIRRASEKAPSQADAAGSNDILVDAIQPDAAHPAGLWLWAVADNMRIAAVNAVLIAEGLHRQRQPLHLLK; from the coding sequence ATGAAGACCGCCGGCTACGATGTGGCTGTTATCGGTGCAGCCACACTGCTCGGTAAAGAGCTCCTGGAAGTTATTGAGGAGCGCAAGTTCCCCGTCGCCAAACTGGTGACCGTTTCCGGAGAAGCCGGCGAGCCCAGTTTGCCCATCGTGGACCTCAGCCGGCGGCGCCGTGCCGCAGCGGATCACCAGGAAGAGGTTCCCGCCCGTTTTGATTTCGCATTTATCGCCGCGGAACACCCGGGGCTGGCTTCCTGGATGGAGCGAGCCAGCCGTGAACGGAACGGTCCCCAGGGCGCGCGCGTCGTCATCGATCTTTGTTCAAGCGTTTCGCAGGGCGCGACCGCCGATTTGCGGGCGCCTTTCATCGAGGGACCTTCCGCCCCCGCTCACGACTCTGCCGCCGGCAAGGGCCTCCATGTGATTAATGCTCCGCACGCGGCGACGCTGGCCACGGGCGTTCTGCTGTTGCGGCTGGCGGCACGACTGCGCCTGCGCAGCGCAGTGGCGCAAATTTTCAGTCCGGCTTCGGAAATAGGGCCGCGCGCCATTGACGAACTCCAGAAGCAGACGGTCAACCTGCTCAGCTTTCAGAAAATGCCGCGCGAAGCCTTCGGAGCCCAGATTGCCTTCAATTTGCTGCCGCGCCTGGGAGCCGGGTTCGAAAAGGCCGATGGGCTGGAGTCGCGCGTGCGAAACGAATTGAATTCCTGCCTCGGCGGCCGTGCCCCGGCGCCCGCAATCCGGCTGATTCAGGCACCTGTGTTTTACTCCACCGCCGTTTCGCTCTATGCTGAGACCCAGGAACGCGTGCCGCCCTCGGACCTGGTTGCGGCGATTGATGGCGCGCCAGTGGTGATCCGGCGGGCATCCGAGAAGGCCCCCTCGCAGGCCGATGCGGCGGGCTCCAATGATATCCTGGTTGACGCCATTCAACCCGATGCCGCGCATCCCGCGGGGCTCTGGCTCTGGGCCGTCGCGGACAACATGCGAATTGCGGCCGTCAACGCCGTCCTGATTGCGGAGGGGCTGCACCGGCAGCGCCAGCCGCTGCACCTGCTGAAATGA
- the tsaB gene encoding tRNA (adenosine(37)-N6)-threonylcarbamoyltransferase complex dimerization subunit type 1 TsaB, whose translation MFQMRVLAIDTTSEHGGAAVYDRGTCLALVQNEGPASRYAVTLFDLVHRALTQSGLGYPDIELYAVSNGPGSFTGIRVGLAAAQGWAKAFGRPIKGVNLLEAMVEQAHPETDWAVPILDARRGEFFACIYRRVADAAGDHRGFKALAQGELVHPKRLDAMLEALNQGGQCSTFWGGTIAFLTRSHDLKARSLGESLGQDVSRVELPGTLLDAIARIALGAFERSEKSTPDELDACYIRRSDAEMNWRPSVAKAGS comes from the coding sequence ATGTTTCAAATGAGAGTGTTGGCAATCGACACCACCAGTGAGCATGGAGGGGCCGCGGTTTACGACCGGGGCACATGCCTGGCTCTTGTTCAAAACGAGGGACCTGCTTCGCGCTATGCGGTCACGTTGTTTGACCTCGTGCATCGGGCGCTGACGCAGTCCGGCTTGGGATACCCCGATATCGAGCTTTACGCGGTGTCAAACGGGCCGGGATCATTCACCGGAATCCGCGTAGGGCTTGCGGCGGCACAGGGCTGGGCAAAGGCCTTCGGGCGGCCCATCAAGGGAGTAAACCTGCTGGAAGCCATGGTTGAGCAGGCGCATCCAGAAACGGACTGGGCCGTTCCGATTCTTGACGCGCGCCGCGGCGAGTTCTTTGCCTGCATTTACCGAAGAGTTGCCGATGCTGCCGGTGATCACCGCGGCTTTAAAGCGCTTGCGCAGGGTGAGCTTGTGCATCCCAAACGCCTTGACGCCATGCTGGAAGCTCTCAACCAAGGCGGCCAGTGCAGCACCTTCTGGGGCGGTACGATTGCATTTCTGACGCGCTCCCATGACCTGAAAGCGCGGTCTCTCGGCGAAAGCCTGGGGCAGGATGTCTCCAGGGTTGAACTGCCGGGAACGTTGCTTGATGCCATTGCGAGGATAGCGCTTGGCGCCTTCGAGCGGAGCGAAAAATCCACGCCAGATGAGCTGGACGCCTGCTACATCCGCCGTTCTGACGCGGAAATGAACTGGCGGCCCTCTGTGGCCAAGGCAGGAAGCTGA
- a CDS encoding SDR family oxidoreductase: protein MGEHLQGKVAIVTGGTRGIGYSIAQRLLDEGAKVFICGRNAGRLKKALESLGKQSEGKVGGIAADMRRYEDCRKVVQGAAEKFGGIDILINNAGLGHFKPVDQLTPEEWDETIQTNLSGVFYCCREAIPLLRKRGGGYIFNVSSLAGVNPFAGGSAYNASKFGLNGFSEAMMQDVRHEGIRVSYIMPGSVDTDFGAAPGSKSSTSWKLTGEDIAKAVVDLYNFPKTALASRIEMRPSQPPKKK from the coding sequence ATGGGAGAGCATCTTCAAGGCAAAGTTGCAATCGTAACGGGTGGAACGCGGGGCATCGGCTACAGCATCGCGCAGCGGCTGCTGGACGAGGGCGCCAAGGTTTTCATCTGCGGGCGCAACGCCGGACGCCTGAAAAAGGCCCTCGAGTCGCTGGGAAAGCAGTCTGAGGGCAAGGTGGGCGGTATCGCGGCGGACATGCGCCGCTACGAGGACTGCCGCAAAGTGGTGCAGGGCGCGGCGGAAAAGTTCGGCGGGATCGACATTCTAATCAATAATGCGGGGTTGGGCCATTTCAAACCCGTGGACCAGTTGACGCCCGAAGAGTGGGACGAAACCATCCAGACGAACCTCTCGGGAGTTTTCTACTGTTGCCGGGAAGCCATTCCGCTGTTGCGGAAGCGCGGCGGTGGTTACATTTTCAACGTCTCCAGCCTGGCAGGCGTGAATCCGTTTGCGGGCGGCAGCGCGTACAATGCTTCCAAGTTCGGGTTGAACGGATTCAGCGAAGCCATGATGCAAGACGTTCGGCATGAGGGCATCCGCGTCAGCTACATCATGCCGGGCAGTGTGGACACCGACTTTGGAGCCGCTCCGGGAAGCAAGTCCAGCACCTCATGGAAACTGACAGGAGAGGACATCGCCAAGGCCGTGGTGGACCTGTACAACTTCCCGAAGACGGCGCTCGCCAGCCGCATCGAAATGCGACCGTCGCAGCCGCCGAAAAAGAAGTAG
- a CDS encoding EamA family transporter: MTFLMIAIVVIGGTAGDVLCSAGMKRQGELEGYGPGSIMRMCWSAARDPFILAGIPAMAVSFFALIALLSTSALSFAVPVSASSYVLEVALAKYFLKEEVHWKRWAGAALVTIGIGLLFI, from the coding sequence ATGACTTTTCTTATGATTGCGATTGTGGTGATCGGCGGCACCGCCGGTGACGTACTCTGCAGCGCGGGGATGAAGCGGCAGGGCGAACTCGAAGGTTACGGCCCGGGCAGCATCATGCGGATGTGCTGGAGCGCGGCCCGGGACCCGTTTATTCTGGCCGGAATTCCGGCCATGGCCGTCTCATTCTTCGCGCTGATCGCGCTGCTTTCTACTTCGGCCCTCAGTTTTGCCGTGCCGGTCTCAGCCAGCAGCTATGTGCTCGAGGTCGCCCTGGCCAAGTACTTTCTGAAGGAAGAAGTCCACTGGAAGCGCTGGGCCGGCGCGGCGCTGGTAACTATCGGCATCGGCCTGCTTTTCATTTGA
- the rimI gene encoding ribosomal protein S18-alanine N-acetyltransferase — translation MSKSNAVSSPEKLRKSSVFDAAGKMQVRLFRRDDLEAVLEIQNTIRTTAGWRGRDYERLAADPQGMILVAESEARTLPEIVGFSAFYRIERESELWNVAVRPSHRRQGIARALLREGCRRLAESGAHRVLLEVRESNLPAVELYYSLGFELLGRRKEYYLNPKEDALVLVYKLVQP, via the coding sequence TTGAGCAAATCGAACGCTGTCTCCTCCCCTGAGAAGCTCCGGAAAAGCTCCGTATTTGATGCCGCGGGCAAAATGCAAGTGAGGCTGTTCCGGCGGGATGATCTGGAGGCTGTCCTTGAGATTCAGAATACAATCAGAACAACTGCAGGCTGGCGAGGGCGTGATTATGAGCGGCTGGCCGCTGATCCCCAAGGAATGATCCTGGTGGCTGAGTCGGAGGCCCGGACGTTGCCCGAAATCGTGGGATTTTCGGCCTTCTATCGAATCGAGAGAGAATCAGAACTCTGGAATGTCGCCGTCCGCCCGTCTCATCGGCGCCAGGGTATTGCCCGCGCGCTCCTGAGAGAAGGGTGCAGGAGATTGGCCGAATCGGGCGCGCACAGGGTCTTGCTAGAGGTGAGGGAATCGAACTTGCCAGCGGTGGAACTCTATTATTCCCTGGGCTTTGAGTTGCTGGGCCGCCGGAAGGAGTATTACCTGAATCCGAAAGAGGATGCTCTGGTTCTTGTTTATAAGCTCGTTCAGCCGTGA